In Helianthus annuus cultivar XRQ/B chromosome 3, HanXRQr2.0-SUNRISE, whole genome shotgun sequence, a single window of DNA contains:
- the LOC110930697 gene encoding non-specific lipid-transfer protein-like: protein MARMTMMVLCVVVTCMVVAAPYADAISCGQVTGKLVSCYGYLTKGGDVPPACCSGVKGLNSLAKTTADRQAICNCLKSAASSNINAGNAASLPGKCGVNIPYKISPSTDCTKVQ, encoded by the exons ATGGCAAGGATGACAATGATGGTTTTATGTGTAGTGGTGACTTGCATGGTGGTGGCTGCACCCTATGCGGATGCTATTAGTTGCGGTCAGGTGACGGGTAAACTAGTGTCATGCTATGGCTACCTAACCAAAGGGGGCGATGTGCCGCCTGCATGCTGTAGTGGGGTAAAAGGACTCAATAGCTTGGCTAAAACAACCGCTGATCGTCAGGCTATTTGTAACTGCTTAAAGAGTGCTGCCTCGTCCAACATCAACGCTGGCAATGCCGCCAGCCTCCCCGGCAAGTGTGGTGTTAACATCCCTTACAAGATCAGCCCAAGCACTGATTGCACCAA ggtGCAGTGA